Proteins co-encoded in one Cytophaga hutchinsonii ATCC 33406 genomic window:
- a CDS encoding GIY-YIG nuclease family protein produces MFFIYIIFSAKVCRKYIGQTEDLALRLEQHNSNFYKSYTNNKGPWVLIHFECYETRSEALRREKYLKSGAGRDWIKLTYSV; encoded by the coding sequence ATGTTTTTCATATACATTATTTTTTCTGCAAAAGTTTGTCGGAAATACATTGGACAAACTGAAGATTTAGCATTAAGATTGGAGCAACACAATTCTAATTTTTACAAATCTTATACAAATAATAAAGGGCCATGGGTATTAATTCATTTTGAGTGCTATGAAACTCGTTCAGAAGCCTTACGGAGAGAGAAATATTTAAAATCAGGAGCAGGTAGAGATTGGATAAAGCTGACATATTCTGTTTGA
- a CDS encoding PAS domain-containing sensor histidine kinase: MEDELEKYKRENADLKKEIERLKNSSASNTYKVIFEASPDILIQLNADYKIIVIHIPNIEEERVNTVVGKDIFDVTPEYTHVKMKNALTSVFRDGEVVKYFSEGETMGSYRYYDNYLSPIKDAEGNITTVYFRSRDITAQKIAEKVLLDNERKLKTVYENSIQFLTVLDLDRKFIWFNKNARDRSPAVFGKDLIVGEVAESYIAKEYRTGFVENFNKAVAGETITYTRKYALNNAPFFLELSLAPVYNNDNTVVGVALTGINVTKHKEYEDYLKRINLELVQQNEKLNQYSYIISHNLRGPIATLMGLVQVFEQCRHESDQLDEIMRHVYKSAVNLDSIIKDLNTVVTNSGQEGNLKTTIDLKEECDGIIFLLASQIEKASAEFIIDFDQYPILFSIKSYIHSILYNLIYNAIKYRRTHVTPVIRIQSYIENDGMLCIECTDNGLGIDLDKFGSRLFGFYKRFHTHVEGKGLGLHLVKKQVELLGGRIEVQSVVDEGSTFRIFLPK, encoded by the coding sequence ATGGAAGACGAATTAGAAAAATATAAAAGAGAAAATGCGGATTTAAAAAAGGAGATTGAACGGTTAAAAAATTCATCTGCATCAAATACGTATAAAGTAATTTTTGAGGCATCTCCGGACATTCTTATTCAGCTGAATGCAGACTATAAAATCATTGTTATTCATATTCCCAATATTGAAGAGGAAAGAGTCAATACAGTTGTCGGCAAGGATATTTTTGATGTAACGCCTGAATATACTCACGTGAAAATGAAAAATGCGTTAACGTCTGTTTTTCGCGACGGAGAAGTTGTTAAATATTTTTCTGAAGGAGAAACAATGGGTTCGTACAGGTATTACGACAACTATTTATCTCCGATAAAAGATGCGGAGGGAAACATCACGACGGTTTATTTTAGGAGCAGGGATATAACAGCCCAAAAAATTGCCGAAAAAGTTTTACTGGATAATGAACGGAAATTAAAAACTGTTTACGAAAATTCCATTCAATTTCTGACGGTATTGGATCTTGACCGTAAGTTCATCTGGTTTAATAAAAATGCCAGAGACAGAAGTCCTGCGGTTTTTGGTAAGGATCTTATTGTCGGAGAAGTGGCAGAAAGCTATATCGCAAAAGAATACAGGACAGGCTTTGTTGAAAATTTTAATAAAGCAGTAGCCGGTGAAACGATTACCTATACCAGAAAATATGCCTTGAATAATGCTCCGTTCTTTTTAGAGTTGTCGCTTGCACCGGTTTATAATAACGACAATACCGTTGTAGGGGTAGCATTGACAGGAATCAATGTAACGAAACACAAAGAGTATGAGGATTATTTAAAACGCATTAATCTGGAGCTGGTGCAGCAGAATGAAAAGTTAAATCAGTATTCCTACATTATATCACACAATCTTAGAGGGCCTATAGCGACTCTGATGGGGCTTGTGCAGGTATTTGAACAGTGCAGGCATGAATCGGACCAGCTTGATGAGATTATGCGGCATGTATACAAGTCTGCCGTGAATCTGGATTCGATTATAAAGGATCTGAATACGGTTGTTACGAATTCCGGACAGGAAGGAAATCTTAAAACTACCATCGATTTAAAAGAAGAGTGCGATGGAATCATTTTTCTGTTAGCGTCGCAGATAGAAAAAGCCAGCGCTGAATTTATTATTGACTTTGACCAATACCCGATACTTTTTTCTATTAAAAGCTATATTCATAGCATATTGTATAATTTAATTTATAATGCTATAAAATACAGAAGGACACATGTTACACCTGTGATCCGCATTCAGAGTTATATTGAAAATGATGGCATGCTATGCATTGAATGTACTGATAATGGCCTTGGCATAGATCTGGACAAATTCGGCAGCCGCCTGTTTGGATTTTATAAACGTTTTCACACACACGTTGAAGGAAAAGGCTTGGGTCTGCATCTGGTAAAAAAACAAGTTGAATTGCTCGGCGGCCGAATTGAAGTACAAAGTGTTGTTGATGAAGGTTCGACGTTTAGAATATTTTTACCTAAATAA
- a CDS encoding sensor histidine kinase, whose amino-acid sequence MDLNTEDLHKEIARLKEEIEQLKKPAQANSYKLLLEYSPDIIVQVNRDYKVVIAHLPAYSVEQLDAFRGQDVFALTPPSVHHKIREALRKVFETGEVVVYESDGEIRGLHRHYINHVSAIKNEQGEITSAYFVCREATLQKLAAMQSIDSEQKLSALFEGSSQIISLFDRDSRFVWYNKAAYDKSIFLFGKFLCVGERFDSYLKEQYREGFNANFERVLKGEIVSYTREYTYQDKPFFLEIMLQPVYQKDELVGVSLIGNNHTERKEYEDQLEKANKELIQQNDQLNQYSYIISHNLRAPIVTLLGLITIFNQEKNNPAETEAIISHITKSANHLDTVIKDLNNVLTVTDRRSVMAEVYLDVEFDIVRFLLKNEIETAHAVIKSDFSQLPAIHSIKSYIHNILYNLLSNAIKYRKQNKAPVISVKSYKDASGMVCIEFTDDGIGVDLDKFRDKLFGFYKRFHSHVEGKGLGLHLIKKQIDALEGRIEVESIVGQGTTFKVLLPE is encoded by the coding sequence ATGGATTTAAATACGGAAGATCTACATAAGGAAATAGCAAGATTAAAAGAAGAAATAGAGCAGTTGAAAAAACCTGCTCAGGCGAATTCTTATAAATTGCTTTTGGAATATTCTCCGGATATCATTGTTCAGGTAAATAGAGATTATAAAGTTGTTATAGCGCATTTACCTGCTTATTCTGTAGAACAGCTGGATGCATTCAGAGGACAGGATGTTTTTGCACTGACACCGCCATCCGTACATCATAAAATCCGTGAAGCACTGAGGAAAGTTTTTGAAACAGGAGAGGTAGTTGTCTACGAATCGGATGGAGAGATAAGAGGTTTACACAGACATTATATTAATCACGTTTCTGCCATTAAAAATGAACAAGGAGAAATAACAAGTGCATATTTTGTTTGCAGGGAAGCTACGCTTCAAAAATTAGCTGCCATGCAGAGTATTGATAGTGAACAAAAGCTTTCTGCATTGTTTGAGGGGTCTTCACAAATCATTTCATTGTTTGACAGAGATAGTAGATTTGTATGGTACAACAAAGCTGCATATGATAAAAGTATTTTTCTGTTTGGTAAGTTTCTATGTGTAGGCGAACGTTTTGATTCGTATTTGAAGGAACAGTATCGTGAAGGTTTCAACGCAAATTTCGAACGTGTACTTAAAGGTGAAATTGTTTCTTATACACGCGAGTATACATATCAGGATAAACCATTTTTTCTGGAAATTATGTTACAGCCCGTTTATCAGAAGGATGAATTGGTAGGCGTTTCATTGATTGGAAATAACCATACAGAAAGAAAAGAATATGAAGATCAGCTTGAAAAAGCAAACAAAGAATTGATTCAGCAAAATGATCAATTGAATCAATATTCGTATATCATTTCCCATAACTTGCGGGCGCCTATTGTAACATTGCTGGGCTTGATTACGATTTTTAATCAGGAGAAAAATAATCCGGCAGAAACAGAAGCAATTATTTCGCATATCACAAAATCAGCAAACCATTTAGATACGGTTATTAAAGACCTGAACAATGTATTAACAGTTACAGACAGACGATCTGTAATGGCTGAGGTATATCTGGATGTTGAATTTGATATTGTACGGTTTTTATTAAAAAATGAAATTGAAACAGCGCATGCAGTAATTAAATCTGATTTCTCTCAGTTGCCGGCAATACATTCTATCAAAAGCTATATTCACAATATTTTATATAATTTATTGTCAAACGCTATCAAATACAGGAAGCAGAATAAAGCCCCCGTTATTTCGGTTAAAAGTTATAAAGATGCTTCGGGTATGGTTTGTATTGAATTTACAGACGATGGAATTGGCGTAGATCTGGATAAATTCAGAGATAAACTGTTTGGCTTTTACAAGCGATTCCATTCACATGTGGAAGGAAAAGGGCTTGGGCTTCATTTAATAAAAAAACAAATTGATGCGCTGGAAGGGCGCATTGAAGTAGAGAGTATCGTTGGGCAGGGAACTACCTTTAAAGTACTGTTGCCTGAGTAA
- a CDS encoding OmpA family protein: MKRSTIIFILLSISFGGFSQQVQWAFNVLEHSSQRGSRDYAAVQAVGVPNALPTLGESVRAWEPKQNEKESYIKVGFLKPMIPKQVIIRESFNPGHITAVYAYDAAGKEFLLAETSTGYLSPNGLYHISTKEITFNVLAVKVVLAGKGDVIGIDAIGMTTTDKHFVIKQNENDLIKSNMVATKMSDSVNSNYMEIGPLVSPDGQTLYFSRSGDPADMGGKKDIEDIWYSRWDASTKSWGKAHNMGCPLNNEEPNFINSISPDGNTVLLGNSYYEDGTMSDGVSITHKTATGWSKPERLIIEDEDRNKSEMVSYFMSNSQKILMISNNRKGDSYGKNDLYVSFLKADNTWTKPLNLGNKINTDVIEDAPFLASDDKTLYFTSQGHGGYGGSDIYMSKRLDDTWQNWTTPENLGPVVNSAHDESFFSLSASGKQVFFTSQVAADSRDVDMYVLELPPMLSPEPVLLVHGHVYDSKTKQPVKGVRVTFENLTTAKEVGIASSNYDSATYKIVLPAGAKYGYLAEKEGYVSINENIDLTDMKAYKEYEKDLYITPIETGQVVVLNNVFFDFNKYELKSESYPELDRLVTLLKNNNAMKIEISGYTDSIGTKSYNDKLSGRRAQAVATYLITKSAIDKSRITVKAFGEENPVTSNKTAKGRELNRRVEFKITNK, from the coding sequence ATGAAACGAAGTACAATTATCTTTATTCTTTTATCCATCTCTTTTGGTGGCTTCTCTCAACAAGTTCAATGGGCATTTAATGTGCTGGAGCATTCCAGTCAACGTGGCTCAAGAGATTACGCTGCAGTACAGGCAGTAGGGGTACCCAACGCATTGCCGACCTTAGGTGAAAGTGTACGTGCGTGGGAGCCGAAACAAAATGAAAAAGAAAGTTATATTAAAGTAGGCTTTTTAAAGCCAATGATCCCCAAACAGGTTATTATCAGGGAATCCTTTAATCCCGGACACATCACCGCAGTTTATGCCTACGATGCAGCAGGAAAGGAATTCCTTTTAGCAGAGACATCAACCGGATACCTTTCGCCAAATGGTTTATATCATATTTCAACGAAAGAAATAACATTTAATGTTCTTGCAGTTAAAGTTGTACTTGCAGGTAAAGGAGATGTTATCGGAATAGATGCCATTGGTATGACTACAACAGACAAACATTTTGTGATTAAGCAAAATGAAAATGATCTTATTAAATCAAACATGGTTGCTACAAAAATGAGTGACAGTGTAAATTCCAATTACATGGAAATTGGTCCGCTGGTTTCACCGGACGGGCAGACATTGTATTTCAGCCGCAGCGGTGACCCCGCAGATATGGGAGGCAAAAAGGATATAGAAGACATTTGGTATTCACGCTGGGATGCTTCTACCAAAAGCTGGGGAAAAGCTCATAACATGGGCTGTCCGCTAAATAACGAAGAACCCAATTTTATTAATTCAATTTCGCCGGATGGGAATACCGTTTTGCTAGGCAACTCATATTATGAGGATGGAACCATGTCTGACGGTGTTTCAATCACTCACAAAACAGCCACCGGATGGAGCAAGCCTGAACGGTTGATCATTGAAGATGAAGATCGTAATAAAAGTGAGATGGTGAGTTATTTTATGTCTAACAGCCAAAAGATCTTAATGATCTCAAATAATCGCAAGGGAGACAGTTACGGAAAAAATGATTTGTATGTGAGTTTTTTAAAAGCTGACAATACCTGGACAAAGCCTTTGAATCTGGGAAACAAAATTAATACAGATGTAATTGAAGATGCACCTTTTTTAGCATCGGATGATAAAACACTCTACTTTACTTCTCAGGGCCATGGCGGTTACGGTGGTTCAGATATATACATGAGTAAACGTCTGGATGATACCTGGCAAAACTGGACAACACCTGAAAACTTAGGACCTGTTGTAAATAGTGCGCATGATGAATCTTTTTTCAGCTTAAGCGCATCCGGCAAACAGGTATTCTTTACTTCTCAGGTAGCAGCAGATTCAAGAGATGTAGACATGTATGTACTGGAATTGCCTCCGATGTTAAGCCCGGAACCTGTTTTGCTGGTTCATGGACATGTATATGATAGCAAAACAAAACAGCCGGTAAAAGGCGTTAGAGTTACATTTGAAAATTTAACAACAGCAAAAGAGGTTGGTATAGCAAGTTCCAATTATGATTCGGCTACTTATAAAATAGTATTGCCTGCAGGTGCTAAGTACGGTTATCTGGCAGAGAAAGAAGGGTATGTTTCGATTAATGAAAACATAGACCTTACGGATATGAAAGCATATAAAGAATACGAAAAAGACTTATATATTACTCCGATTGAAACCGGTCAGGTAGTAGTTCTTAACAATGTTTTCTTTGATTTTAATAAATATGAATTGAAATCAGAATCCTACCCGGAACTGGATAGATTAGTAACATTGTTAAAAAACAACAATGCCATGAAAATTGAAATTTCAGGCTACACCGATTCAATCGGTACGAAATCATATAATGACAAACTATCTGGAAGACGTGCACAGGCAGTTGCTACGTATCTGATCACAAAATCGGCCATTGATAAAAGCAGAATCACTGTAAAAGCTTTTGGCGAAGAGAATCCGGTTACTTCTAACAAAACTGCGAAAGGCAGGGAATTAAACCGAAGAGTAGAATTTAAAATCACTAATAAATAA
- a CDS encoding ABC-F family ATP-binding cassette domain-containing protein, with product MLVLQNITYIHSNKDVLFANIYLTLNKHEHIALIGNNGVGKSTLLQLMAGQLEPCEGSIVSDFTPYYIPQITGQFNACTIAEALQVNDKLDALKCILAGEGTEEQLNILADDWVIEERCLEALRYWGLEKFDFTQKMETLSGGEKTKVFLAGIMIHKPDIILMDEPSNHLDIESREKLYAFIESTSSALAIVSHDRMLLNLLNTICELHKDGITVYGGNYGFYTEQKRIENTALNLDIKNKERTLRKAKEVERETMERQQKLDARGKKKQEKSGLPTISMKTFKNNAEKSTARTKDIHAEKIQSVSTELSQLRNELPDADKMKFCFDQSWLHKGKVLISAKGINVCFEAQLLWKDAANVELLSGERVVIKGRNGSGKTTLVKILLGEMQPYAGTVKTIIGKAIYIDQEYSLINNSMNVYEQAQAFNDTGLQEHEIKTRLNRFLFTKNYWDKTCSALSGGEKMRLLLCCLTILNQAPDIIVLDEPTNNLDIQNIEILTQAINAYEGSLLVISHDIYFMEQIRVERTIELI from the coding sequence ATGCTCGTTCTTCAGAACATTACATATATACATTCCAATAAAGATGTGTTGTTTGCCAACATATATCTTACACTTAACAAACACGAACATATTGCATTGATTGGCAATAACGGGGTTGGCAAATCAACATTGCTTCAACTAATGGCGGGACAACTTGAGCCTTGTGAAGGCAGCATTGTGTCTGATTTTACACCGTATTACATTCCGCAAATTACCGGACAGTTTAATGCATGCACCATAGCAGAAGCATTACAGGTGAACGATAAATTAGATGCGTTAAAATGTATACTTGCCGGTGAAGGAACGGAAGAGCAGCTAAATATCCTGGCAGACGATTGGGTAATCGAAGAACGTTGCCTGGAAGCATTACGCTACTGGGGGCTTGAAAAGTTTGATTTTACGCAGAAAATGGAAACGCTTAGCGGCGGGGAGAAAACAAAAGTTTTTCTTGCAGGGATTATGATACATAAGCCGGATATTATTCTGATGGATGAACCCAGCAATCACCTGGATATAGAAAGCCGTGAGAAATTATATGCATTTATTGAGTCGACGAGCAGCGCATTAGCCATTGTTAGCCATGATCGCATGTTATTGAATTTATTGAATACCATTTGTGAATTGCATAAAGATGGGATAACTGTATACGGTGGTAATTATGGTTTTTATACAGAACAAAAAAGAATTGAAAACACTGCATTGAATCTGGATATAAAAAATAAAGAACGTACGCTGCGGAAAGCAAAAGAAGTAGAAAGAGAAACCATGGAGCGCCAGCAGAAACTTGATGCGCGTGGAAAAAAGAAACAAGAGAAATCAGGGTTGCCAACCATATCCATGAAAACTTTTAAAAACAATGCAGAAAAAAGTACCGCACGTACAAAAGACATACATGCTGAAAAGATACAATCCGTTTCAACCGAATTAAGCCAGCTGCGGAATGAATTGCCCGATGCGGATAAAATGAAATTTTGTTTTGATCAGTCCTGGTTGCATAAAGGGAAGGTGCTGATTTCGGCCAAAGGAATAAATGTATGCTTTGAAGCACAGCTGCTTTGGAAGGATGCGGCGAATGTAGAACTACTTAGCGGAGAAAGAGTAGTGATTAAAGGACGCAACGGATCCGGCAAAACAACGTTGGTTAAAATTCTTTTAGGTGAAATGCAGCCGTATGCAGGAACAGTAAAAACGATAATCGGGAAAGCGATTTATATTGATCAGGAATATTCACTTATTAACAATTCCATGAATGTGTATGAACAGGCACAGGCTTTTAATGACACAGGTTTACAGGAGCATGAAATTAAAACACGCCTGAACCGGTTTTTGTTTACAAAAAACTATTGGGATAAAACATGCAGCGCATTGAGCGGCGGAGAAAAAATGCGGTTGTTACTTTGTTGTTTAACCATACTTAATCAGGCACCGGATATTATTGTATTAGATGAACCAACGAATAATTTAGATATTCAGAACATAGAGATTTTAACGCAGGCAATCAATGCATACGAAGGTTCATTGCTGGTTATTTCACACGATATCTATTTCATGGAACAGATACGTGTGGAACGTACTATTGAATTGATCTAG
- a CDS encoding NUDIX domain-containing protein yields the protein MSNSPHIIKSTILSDNRYLLKEVTVTYTEPNGEKHTTTREVYERGDAAAAVLYNQTTGMVVLVNQFRLPTFLNGNPNGMLKEICAGMLDGETPETCARREITEETGYVVKDIYPAGDIYVSPAGCTERIYLFTAPYTPDMKTSSGGGLKEEQEYIAIEEVAYEEALHLIAQGKIKDAKTITLLYHLRIHGLM from the coding sequence ATGAGCAATTCTCCACACATTATAAAAAGCACCATTTTATCCGATAACCGATACCTGTTGAAAGAAGTTACTGTAACATATACCGAGCCGAATGGAGAAAAACATACAACCACGCGCGAAGTATATGAACGCGGAGATGCAGCTGCTGCAGTATTATATAATCAGACTACGGGAATGGTTGTACTAGTAAATCAATTCCGTTTGCCCACATTTTTAAATGGCAATCCTAATGGCATGTTAAAAGAAATATGTGCGGGTATGCTTGACGGCGAAACGCCTGAAACGTGTGCACGCAGAGAGATTACAGAAGAAACGGGATATGTAGTAAAAGATATATATCCTGCAGGTGACATATATGTTTCGCCCGCGGGATGCACAGAACGGATATATCTGTTTACAGCACCTTACACACCGGACATGAAAACAAGCTCAGGTGGCGGTTTGAAAGAAGAACAGGAATATATTGCCATTGAAGAAGTTGCTTACGAAGAAGCATTGCATCTTATTGCACAAGGCAAAATAAAAGATGCAAAAACGATTACACTGCTGTATCATTTACGCATACACGGATTGATGTAA
- a CDS encoding T9SS type A sorting domain-containing protein, which yields MLKLLRYAYVLIFLACMPILANAQCTVNAGGNFNHCMYSNDPLLLQASVAGNFTTYSWTTTGTGTFSSSTILTPRYTFSPADVASGSVTLTLTASGGTCGSVTAQSAILIYSRPSVVLQDEFTVCGSQIALTSTTAGVATYEWINMFNTGGVFSTTTAPNTTYTASAADLATGFIMFRLRAISSPGGCTNEDTVRVNFATAPSVSAGVNAVVCSVPNGSTVVVNNAIAVGGFTSYVWTTSGTGTFTNPAALNSIYTLSAADVAAGSVVLTITGNSTTCGSSTSSRTVTVSATPVVSAGADKTICTPTVLLSGTVTPESGTIIQWESAYSSGGTFNGATTLTPVYILSDADTSRGYALLRLRATSLAGCTNEDTIRVNKLTRPFVYAGEDIVACSGNVRLSASALYAATKTWTTAGSGTFLYPHDDTATYVPSATDRTSGMVTLTYTGTNACSTISSTVKVNFTATGTAQVNAGADASVCGTDTIRLAGTISNATGGTWTANGSGRFLYPASSLVNAYEFSGADKTAGSVTFTLTSYNNGGCTAGSDQLIATIKAGSATTVYAGPDQVSSAMIQLNASVTNATGQIWETSGSGLFTPNPTSLNAFYIPSALDITVGSVELTLKATGTCGIVSDALTLFTSVPSSISGTVNAGTNTLDRGIVYLYVFDAVEGKKIAGIDTIYQTDNGVYEFDAVSNGTYTIYAVPLNPTVYAASYLATYYGNASPTEWASAEQTLVQNGSVNVFDIQLAAYTSALPNWNTGNDVIAGTVFLNIPAANARLAGPNDVPLSGAVVYLTTVSGDVITYTVTDKNGMYRFDHVRTGNYLISTEYVSTETEDKPVTVDGNPQTVEDGNAFASRVSSTTGVVSSVKSVSVTAYPNPATDNVSIRLTKTGNCSIKILDETGKLHAEQQTTIQADNIANVSLEGMQKGLYIIQVVFSEEVYTTKVVKF from the coding sequence ATGCTCAAACTTTTACGTTATGCCTATGTGCTTATATTTTTAGCATGTATGCCAATCTTAGCCAACGCACAATGCACCGTTAATGCCGGCGGCAACTTTAACCACTGTATGTATTCAAATGACCCGCTGCTGTTGCAGGCATCTGTTGCCGGTAATTTTACCACGTATAGCTGGACAACCACAGGGACCGGTACGTTTTCAAGCAGTACCATACTGACGCCACGATATACATTCTCCCCGGCAGATGTTGCAAGCGGGTCGGTAACATTAACGCTTACAGCATCCGGAGGTACCTGCGGATCTGTTACAGCCCAGTCTGCTATACTTATATACAGCAGACCCTCGGTTGTTCTCCAGGATGAATTTACCGTGTGCGGCTCACAGATAGCACTCACTTCCACTACAGCAGGTGTTGCTACCTATGAGTGGATCAATATGTTTAATACAGGTGGTGTTTTCTCCACAACCACAGCACCCAACACAACTTACACAGCATCAGCTGCAGATCTGGCAACGGGTTTTATTATGTTTCGTTTGCGCGCCATAAGCAGTCCGGGAGGATGTACAAATGAAGATACCGTTCGTGTAAACTTTGCAACAGCTCCTTCTGTGAGTGCCGGCGTTAATGCTGTAGTATGTTCGGTTCCGAATGGTTCAACTGTTGTAGTAAACAATGCAATAGCAGTAGGCGGCTTCACTTCCTATGTATGGACAACATCCGGAACGGGTACATTTACGAATCCGGCAGCTCTAAATTCCATTTATACATTATCAGCGGCAGATGTTGCCGCAGGAAGTGTTGTATTGACCATCACAGGAAACAGTACAACATGCGGTTCATCCACCAGTTCACGTACAGTTACGGTGAGCGCTACACCGGTTGTTTCTGCAGGTGCGGATAAAACTATTTGTACACCCACAGTACTGCTTAGCGGAACGGTTACTCCGGAATCCGGTACTATTATTCAGTGGGAAAGTGCCTATTCATCCGGCGGAACATTCAATGGCGCAACAACACTAACACCTGTTTATATACTGTCTGATGCAGATACATCCAGAGGGTATGCCTTGTTGAGATTGCGCGCTACATCCCTTGCAGGTTGTACAAACGAAGATACAATACGGGTGAATAAACTTACCCGGCCATTTGTTTACGCAGGCGAAGACATTGTTGCATGCAGCGGCAATGTAAGACTTTCTGCTTCGGCACTGTATGCTGCAACTAAAACATGGACAACAGCAGGTAGCGGAACATTTTTATATCCTCATGATGATACGGCTACTTATGTACCTTCAGCTACAGATAGAACCTCAGGCATGGTTACACTAACGTATACCGGAACAAACGCCTGTTCAACCATCAGCAGCACCGTTAAGGTAAATTTTACAGCAACAGGAACTGCTCAGGTGAATGCCGGTGCAGATGCATCTGTTTGCGGAACAGATACTATTCGTTTAGCAGGTACCATTTCGAACGCAACAGGGGGAACCTGGACAGCAAATGGCAGCGGACGTTTTCTTTATCCTGCATCATCGTTAGTAAATGCTTATGAATTTTCCGGCGCAGATAAAACTGCAGGCAGCGTTACATTTACATTAACATCATACAACAATGGCGGATGTACTGCGGGATCGGATCAACTGATTGCAACGATAAAGGCTGGATCAGCTACAACAGTATATGCCGGACCAGATCAGGTATCGTCAGCGATGATACAGTTGAATGCAAGTGTTACAAATGCAACAGGCCAGATTTGGGAAACATCCGGAAGCGGCTTGTTTACTCCAAATCCCACATCTCTAAATGCATTTTACATTCCTTCAGCACTGGATATTACTGTGGGTAGTGTAGAACTTACATTAAAGGCCACAGGTACCTGCGGCATTGTATCCGATGCGTTAACACTATTTACATCTGTTCCGTCTTCTATCAGCGGAACGGTAAACGCAGGTACTAATACATTAGATCGTGGTATTGTTTATTTATATGTTTTTGATGCGGTTGAAGGTAAAAAAATAGCAGGTATAGATACCATTTATCAAACAGACAATGGCGTTTATGAATTTGATGCAGTATCTAATGGTACATATACAATTTATGCAGTGCCATTAAACCCAACTGTATACGCTGCATCGTATCTGGCTACATATTATGGAAACGCATCACCAACAGAGTGGGCATCGGCAGAACAGACGCTTGTACAAAACGGTTCTGTAAATGTATTTGATATTCAATTGGCAGCATATACAAGTGCTTTGCCAAACTGGAATACAGGTAATGATGTAATTGCAGGAACGGTGTTTTTAAATATTCCGGCTGCAAATGCGCGTTTAGCCGGGCCAAATGATGTGCCGTTGTCCGGTGCGGTTGTATATTTAACAACCGTTTCAGGTGATGTGATTACATATACGGTAACAGATAAAAATGGCATGTATAGATTTGATCATGTACGCACAGGAAATTATCTTATTTCTACTGAATATGTTTCTACAGAAACAGAAGACAAACCGGTTACTGTAGATGGTAATCCACAAACGGTAGAAGATGGCAATGCTTTTGCAAGTAGAGTGAGCAGTACAACAGGCGTGGTTTCATCTGTAAAATCTGTATCTGTAACAGCGTATCCAAATCCGGCAACGGATAATGTTTCCATCCGATTAACTAAAACAGGGAACTGTTCTATTAAAATATTAGATGAAACGGGAAAACTTCATGCAGAACAGCAGACAACGATTCAGGCAGATAACATTGCAAACGTTTCGCTTGAAGGTATGCAAAAAGGCTTGTATATTATTCAGGTTGTTTTTTCAGAAGAAGTATATACGACAAAAGTAGTTAAGTTCTAA